A single genomic interval of Osmia lignaria lignaria isolate PbOS001 chromosome 9, iyOsmLign1, whole genome shotgun sequence harbors:
- the LOC117606142 gene encoding uncharacterized protein LOC117606142 isoform X1, whose product MQQPQSRPLLGDSVSSTTSPTARRSNPVAVLTHQQLQQLQQLQAQNSSGQSLTFALQQASNNPQDQGNGSTTGNHIVYVNQLNHLNQGTINPSGTGMGLPPATPTFGVGLNMGLPLSLLNTSLTSLTSNVITTSNPLLNLGLPSINTGLTTINPSLNHLNAINSNLTPNIGSSSINNGLSGLGQDLNSINTGINRLNTLNSTNISSGLSSVNTGINNVNPNLTSLNSNINQNLTSLSTNFTSPSSGVSGLTAINPTINANLTTTSINSGITQGLNRPVNALTTGLTQTSLNSSSTQFPFQAIQSIQSIAPHIVGSNIAHVPSSAISQHPNSNVSTISQISNSGTLTSSSIFTSTSSEPIHSTTTNVNHGSNVNLTTNIPHLGTMHSNLSNVSTSNVQHISASNEPNMPLNHSSSLSSSQSTGFQPQRQYSQGINPGLSSSVTLTGSSQPSNVASTINTVKSMQNIQSQNISSPSSPFSIPLKSPASNIAPPTPSPSPNRLLLRSPASNSIQSNRNSPSPVGTSTSNNFNIQMQSPMQSPMSVSQIQSPVLSPYPPAKSPHLLSGNNSLNNRSPAPGGSPGPPVVRPNTPILQQGMQVLQIIHGTPQGYQSTPTQLVTRTHLIGNQQIQIAATKPAKQPPQILPKPPNQHPATGSQQKQQRVTTTITNQVTQQTQPQLVLAGPQPNPTTATMIPTAQGLLLNQVLPSTGPVIVQQQPGGVQLILRTPASAQQQTHTAQLTQQQLVRVVTAQGMQLQGITPTFFAVPNGFPPAASPVIRHTPSSPAPSANSGTGNPIVIQNAMVQSPQPQISQVGSSANTSNTPCSQTVVEQTLLPPPKKKAKKKKKAKRKDDEPPKLDLASIMKISGIGDDDDIFDTDLTTESDVPCQVQVESNTGQNLGQLSSQLTIPNSSAQNLIQVPAPNTTNTQSSVSQTFNSHLVTQLQMPVQNTIQGQLRFAVGEDGRVVLHRTPELNQSEMDQATAQALIRSLTQGGGQNSPIISHLLGQAQTTTQSTQSTVLQRQKFVKSPSSSSVSTVTTTVTPAGSQSVTCATSPQHVQICSKSNNQQKSVNVPQESNPVLNVCVQSNLASLQTLDMQASKSINVQSLTPISKTNQSSNSSLPQLNSNVLTSDVLSSKPSHATFSVQNSRLANTSQASSNQQNSNVSTQKSSQVRLTSVTTNVRQNLNKISQGGVHVSKSLPNSLTIQGEHNITKNNQNPQESITLQQETPIYQHNQQQQVTAQTVQTQNVQHVFEQNLQSSGSNAQHNSVNMLQQQSSCNTMQHDTMNVLQHSSIQQNTINVLQQNAAGNVQNIEQNLQPGISDVAQAQQNTSMQQQNTSAVLHNTSVQQNVNVQQQKVVAANTFSSVNAHQFESQNAVNAMQQGLSTQQNNQHQNIVITNAPPSNTIQQNESQKVENQSTTMLNSAANNILNNAPKITPEILNALSNLNPNDQLLIANANGQMQVISQQLLQQFLAGQLNATNQVQNQNQTQKIVIGEPDANNQNLQGVQINTPTSQIIVNSSGGAPTIQNNIQNIVVQAAPSQMPQHIQIQNSNFPSQFIDNLNQQQIRNLGTSQPKKTKIVKKTKTVVTSQNAGNTQVTKTVTVTRPTMISTNTSNFQKADNSSKANTVTSQSTNPVKSESSQIVTNGPVLPPSPGGHLSIPSNGQMVQRVQTIQLPAQKQQLLKNIQSQIQAILARKSGSQPDQTVLTKLYQEQSKILASGKVVSTTTHSVSSGSETSFNVNAVSTIASNLMSQNSYKNQTSAVQTQTQTSTTVLASQTLNSNTPTTVQNNTPSNYMNSLTIPQNVQGQQCVQNNQNVHQTHTKQHKIYQNHGNQILSPSSANMQIFSPPITSITTVQSNAQQLTTVQTQQTGMQQSTQCQTDPLDIKPNIPISSPVKQELSSPIQVQVQSGSPAGQVASPRMIGKGPQRIQSPVNTNSNLNKQSVSPGSNSSPLVSPRQAVKRPATSPICRQINRSDLLEQQLKIDQNGAINPDVNTPFLSKRDACKRLVRYHCLNEQVLSSKDLAKADEIFEETAKHLLSKFNSMMNKYTYLLLMESMREVRTSELMMIDRTFVAEEQSILNRLREQEAKVNEEFKKEEKPLVPKVEPGLAEEDKLSSSLTNVSVKRELEDDFPSDEMECKPVIKSASCTSGDYDEWLEIQKELGVYPSTTDSFKCKNSNNSGNNSASAVAVTRSSKTERTRANGECRTNVPGASVSGVQHTVIKDNCEQDNTPVFERRWSCAPDLERDLLEDADSLDGLALHSQTQCPGSLVTTESGNGNEHDDITAQVQSAIDSILNLKKRPTNTLPGSNGNSASQSSESKDTVLDQAVRSILGS is encoded by the exons ATGCAGCAGCCTCAGTCACGCCCTCTTCTCGGGGACTCAGTATCCTCTACAACTTCCCCGACTGCTCGGCGTAGCAATCCCGTTGCTGTATTGACACATCAACAA TTGCAACAGTTACAGCAACTGCAGGCTCAAAATTCGAGTGGTCAGTCACTGACGTTCGCTTTGCAACAAGCATCAAATAAT CCACAAGACCAAGGAAATGGGTCAACAACTGGAAATCACATAGTATATGTAAACCAGTTAAACCATTTAAATCAGGGTACCATAAATCCCTCGGGGACTGGTATGGGCCTACCCCCGGCCACCCCCACTTTTGGGGTGGGCCTTAATATGGGATTGCCACTATCACTTCTAAATACCAGCCTTACATCCCTCACATCTAATGTTATCACAACATCAAATCCTTTGCTTAATTTGGGCCTGCCAAGTATAAATACAGGACTAACTACAATAAATCCTAGCCTGAATCACTTGAACGCTATAAACTCTAATTTAACCCCGAATATTGGTTCAAGCAGTATTAATAATGGTTTATCTGGTTTGGGACAGGATTTAAACAGTATAAATACTGGAATTAATAGACTCAATACATTAAATTCAACGAATATAAGTTCTGGATTGTCCAGTGTAAATACTGGAATTAATAATGTAAATCCGAATTTGACAAGTTTGAATTCGAACATAAACCAGAATCTTACCAGTTTGAGCACAAACTTTACTTCTCCAAGTTCTGGTGTATCTGGTTTAACTGCTATAAATCCAACTATAAATGCAAATTTAACTACTACCAGTATAAATTCTGGTATTACTCAAGGTCTCAATCGACCCGTTAATGCTTTAACAACTGGATTGACTCAAACTAGTCTAAACTCCAGCAGTACACAATTTCCATTCCAAGCTATACAAAGTATACAAAGCATTGCACCACATATCGTTGGATCAAATATTGCACATGTACCAAGTTCTGCTATATCGCAGCACCCGAATTCAAACGTTTCTACTATTTCACAAATATCAAATAGTGGTACTTTGACAAGTTCTAGTATATTCACTAGTACGTCAAGTGAGCCAATTCATTCGACCACAACAAATGTGAATCACGGTTCAAACGTGAATCTCACTACGAATATTCCACATCTTGGTACAATGCACTCTAATTTATCTAATGTGTCAACATCTAACGTGCAGCATATATCTGCATCAAATGAACCGAACATGCCACTGAATCATAGTTCTTCTTTAAGTTCCTCTCAATCAACTGGATTTCAACCACAACGACAGTATTCACAGGGAATTAACCCTGGTTTAAGCTCGTCGGTAACATTGACGGGCTCGTCTCAACCATCGAACGTGGCCAGTACAATAAATACTGTGAAATCCATGCAAAATATTCAGAGTCAAAATATCAGCTCTCCGAGTAGCCCGTTTTCAATACCATTAAAAAGTCCGGCATCTAATATCGCTCCACCTACGCCGAGTCCTAGTCCCAACAGACTGTTACTTAGAAGTCCAGCATCAAATTCAATACAATCTAACAGAAACAGTCCAAGTCCTGTCGGGACATCAacttcaaataattttaatatacaaatGCAAAGTCCAATGCAGAGTCCAATGAGTGTTAGTCAAATACAAAGTCCTGTACTTAGTCCGTATCCTCCTGCAAAAAGTCCTCACCTATTGAGTGGGAATAACTCTTTAAACAATAGAAGTCCGGCACCTGGCGGTAGTCCTGGTCCACCTGTG GTTAGACCTAACACACCAATACTTCAACAAGGTATGCAAGTACTGCAAATTATTCATGGTACACCGCAGGGATATCAATCAACACCAACTCAGTTAGTAACTAGAACACATTTAATTGGaaatcaacaaattcaaatAGCAGCAACTAAACCAGCAAAACAGCCACCACAAATTTTACCAAAACCTCCAAATCAACATCCAGCTACTGGATCGCAACAAAAACAGCAACGTGTTACTACTACGATTACAAATcaa GTAACACAGCAAACTCAACCACAATTGGTTCTTGCTGGTCCTCAACCAAATCCTACAACAGCTACAATGATACCAACGGCACAAGGTCTACTGTTAAACCAG GTTTTGCCGTCAACTGGACCTGTTATTGTACAGCAACAACCAGGTGGTGTTCAACTTATACTAAGGACGCCAGCGAGCGCCCAACAACAAACGCATACTGCACAG ctaACACAACAGCAGTTAGTAAGGGTTGTTACAGCACAAGGTATGCAGTTACAAGGCATTACACCTACGTTTTTTGCTGTACCTAATGGTTTTCCTCCAGCTGCTTCTCCAGTAATTAGACATACCCCCTCTAGTCCTGCACCTT cTGCTAATTCAGGGACTGGCAATCCTATAGTGATTCAAAATGCAATGGTACAAAGTCCTCAGCCACAGATATCACAAGTAGGTTCGAGTGCTAATACCAGTAATACTCCATGCTCGCAAACTGTTGTTGAACAGACTTTATTACCACCTCCTAAGAAGaaagcaaaaaagaaaaagaaagcaaaaCGGAAAGATGATGAACCACCGAAATTGGACCTTGCTAGTATAATGAAAATATCGGGAATTGGAGACGacgatgatatttttgatactGACCTTACAACCGAATCAGACGTTCCCTGTCAAGTTCAAGTCGAATCGAATACAGGGCAAAATCTGGGACAACTTTCATCCCAGCTAACAATACCTAATAGTTCTGCCCAGAATCTGATACAAGTACCTGCACCAAATACAACGAATACACAATCTTCTGTGTCCCAAACATTTAATAGTCATCTCGTTACCCAACTTCAGATGCCTGTGCAGAACACGATACAGGGCCAACTGCGATTTGCTGTTGGAGAAGATGGAAGAGTTGTTTTACACCGTACTCCAGAATTAAATCAATCTGAAATGGATCAAGCAACTGCTCAAGCATTAATACGATCGTTAACACAAGGTGGCGGACAAAATTCACCGATTATTTCTCATCTTCTTGGACAAGCGCAAACGACCACACAATCTACACAGAGTACTGTTTTACAGCGGCAAAAATTCGTTAAATCACCTTCATCATCCAGTGTTTCAACGGTTACTACTACGGTAACTCCTGCAGGTTCACAAAGTGTTACTTGTGCTACTAGTCCACAGCATGTGCAAATATGCTCAAAATCAAATAATCAGCAGAAAAGTGTAAATGTTCCTCAAGAATCCAATCCTGTGTTAAATGTTTGTGTCCAAAGCAACCTTGCATCGTTACAAACACTGGATATGCAAGCATCAAAAAGTATTAATGTGCAAAGTCTTACACCGATATCAAAAACTAATCAATCGTCTAATTCTAGCCTTCCGCAACTAAACAGTAACGTTTTAACATCTGATGTATTATCATCGAAACCTTCCCATGCGACGTTCAGTGTACAGAACTCTCGATTGGCTAACACGAGCCAAGCAAGTAGTAATCAACAAAATTCTAATGTTTCCACACAAAAATCTAGTCAAGTGCGACTTACAAGTGTAACCACGAACGTGcgacaaaatttaaataaaatatctcaAGGTGGTGTTCATGTTTCAAAATCTTTGCCAAATAGTTTAACTATACAAGGTGAACATAAcataacaaaaaataatcaaaatccACAAGAGTCTATAACGTTACAACAAGAAACGCCAATATATCAGCATAATCAACAGCAGCAAGTAACAGCGCAGACTGTACAAACGCAAAACGTTCAACATGTTTTTGAACAAAATCTTCAATCATCTGGATCAAATGCTCAGCATAATTCTGTAAACATGTTGCAACAACAAAGTTCTTGTAATACTATGCAACATGATACTATGAATGTTTTACAACATTCTAGCATACAACAAAATACAATTAATGTTTTGCAACAAAACGCAGCTGGTAATGTACAAAATATTGAACAAAATTTACAACCTGGTATCAGTGATGTGGCTCAGGCACAACAGAATACAAGTATGCAACAGCAAAATACATCAGCTGTTTTGCACAATACAAGTGTACAACAAAATGTGAACGTACAACAACAGAAAGTTGTTGCTGCAAACACATTTTCTTCTGTAAATGCACACCAGTTTGAGTCTCAAAACGCAGTGAATGCTATGCAACAAGGTTTAAGTACACAACAAAATAATCAGCATCagaatattgttattactaATGCTCCTCCTTCCAATACCATACAGCAAAACGAATCTCAAAAAGTAGAGAACCAAAGTACAACAATGCTTAATTCAGCGGCAAATAACATATTAAATAATGCACCAAAAATTACGCCGGAAATTTTAAATGCATTAAGTAATTTAAATCCTAATGATCAATTGTTAATTGCAAATGCTAATGGACAAATGCAAGTAATTAGTCAGCAGTTGTTGCAACAATTTCTAGCAGGACAGTTAAATGCAACTAATCAGGTACAAAATCAGAACCAAACTCAAAAGATCGTGATTGGTGAGCCAGATGCAAATAATCAGAATTTAcaaggtgtacaaattaatactCCGACGAgtcaaataattgtaaatagttCTGGAGGAGCCCCaactattcaaaataatatacaaAACATTGTGGTACAAGCTGCTCCATCTCAAATGCCGCAACACATACAGATTCAAAATTCCAATTTCCCTAGTCAATTTATTGACAATCTAAATCAACAACAAATCAGAAATTTAGGTACCAGTCAACCAAAGAAgacaaaaattgttaaaaagacGAAAACTGTTGTTACTTCTCAAAATGCAGGAAATACCCAG GTGACAAAAACGGTTACGGTGACTCGCCCAACAATGATATCAACAAATACATCAAATTTCCAAAAAGCTGATAATTCTAGTAAAGCAAACACTGTAACATCTCAAAGTACAAATCCAGTTAAAAGTGAATCTTCTCAAATTGTCACAAATGGTCCTGTACTTCCACCTTCTCCCGGAGGTCATTTGTCCATTCCTTCAAATGGTCAAATGGTACAAAGAGTTCAGACTATTCAGCTTCCTGCTCAAAAGCAACAATTGCTGAAAAATATTCAGTCTCAGATACAAGCTATACTAGCTCGTAAATCGGGCTCACAACCTGATCAAACAGTTTTGACAAAATTATATCAAGAGCAATCGAAAATTTTAGCGAGTGGAAAAGTTGTTAGTACCACAACACATTCCGTTAGTAGC GGTTCGGAAACAAGTTTTAATGTGAATGCAGTTTCAACAATAGCATCAAACTTAATGTCtcaaaattcttataaaaatcaGACATCTGCTGTACAAACTCAAACGCAAACATCTACTACTGTTCTAGCTTCTCAAACCTTAAATTCAAACACACCAACAACTGTTCAAAATAATACACCAAGCAATTATATGAATAGTCTTACG ATACCACAAAATGTGCAAGGACAGCAATGTGTACAAAATAATCAGAATGTACACCAAACGCACACAAAACAGCACAAGATTTATCAGAATCATGGAAACCAGATATTAAGTCCGTCCTCTGCCAATATGCAAATTTTCTCACCACCTATTACCTCTATAACTACCGTGCAGAGTAACGCACAACAGTTAACTACAGTTCAAACTCAGCAAACAGGAATGCAACAATCAACGCAATGTCAGACAGATCCATTAGACATTAAACCAAATATACCGATATCAAGTCCCGTAAAACAAGAACTTTCTTCACCTATTCAAGTACAAGTTCAAAGCGGCTCTCCTGCAGGACAGGTGGCCTCACCTAGGATGATTGGCAAAGGACCACAAAGAATTCAAAGTCCCGTAAATACCAATAGTAATCTCAATAAACAGAGTGTTAGTCCGGGCAGTAATTCAAGTCCTTTAGTAAGTCCAAGACAAGCTGTAAAAAGACCCGCAACTAGCCCAATTTGCAGACAAATTAATCGTAGTGATTT ATTAGAACAGCAGTTGAAAATTGATCAAAACGGTGCGATAAATCCAGATGTGAATACACCATTTTTGAGTAAACGCGATGCTTGTAAACGTCTTGTAAGGTATCACTGTTTAAATGAACAAGTACTTAGTTCTAAGGATTTGGCAAAAGCCGATGAGATATTTGAAGAAACTGCAAAACATTTATTATCTAAATTTAACTCTATGATGAACAAATACACTTACCTTCTTCTGATGGAGAGCATG cgGGAAGTGAGGACATCAGAATTGATGATGATTGATAGAACTTTTGTTGCTGAAGAACAGAGTATATTAAATAGGTTACGAGAACAAGAGGCTAAAGTTAATG AAGAGTTCAAAAAGGAGGAAAAGCCATTGGTGCCAAAGGTTGAACCTGGTCTTGCAGAAGAGGATAAATTATCATCATCATTAACTAATGTATCTGTAAAACGTGAATTAGAAGATGATTTCCCGAGTGATGAAATGGAATGTAAACCAGTGATCAAATCAGCAAGTTGTACTAGTGGTGATTACGACGAATGGTTAGAAATCCAAAAAGAACTTGGTGTATATCCATCTACCACAGACTcatttaaatgtaaaaatagtaataatagtgGTAATAATAGTGCGTCTGCTGTGGCTGTTACAAGGTCGTCCAAAACTGAAAGAACACGAGCGAATGGTGAATGTCGTACAAATGTACCAGGTGCAAGTGTTTCTGGAGTTCAACATACCGTTATAAAAGACAATTGTGAACAAGATAATACTCCAGTTTTTGAAAGACGCTGGAGTTGTGCTCCTGATCTCGAACGAGATTTGTTAGAAGATGCTGACAGCCTAGATGGACTGGCCTTACATTCTCAAACGCAATGCCCAGGCTCTCTTGTAACTACTGAAAGTGGAAACGGTAATGAACATGATGATATTACCGCACAGGTACAGTCTGCAATTGACAGCATTCTTAATCTTAAAAAACGTCCTACAAATACATTACCCGGCAGTAATGGTAATAGTGCATCACAGTCCAGTGAATCTAAGGACACAGTGCTTGATCAAGCAGTCCGCAGCATTTTAGGCTCGTGA